Part of the Candidatus Schekmanbacteria bacterium RIFCSPLOWO2_02_FULL_38_14 genome, AATGATCTCTCTGCAGGCTTCAAAGGAATTTTAGAGCCAAAATTGCATCTGCCTACTCTGAATAACATCAGGAACATTAACTTTGCTATAATTCCAGGAATAGCATTTGACAGAAACGGAAGAAGAATAGGTTTTGGAAAAGGGTTTTTTGATAAGTTACTTTCAAAAAAAAACCTGTATCCAGTCCTTTGCGGTATAGCTTTTGATTTTCAGATTATAGATGATATTCCATATTTTTCTCATGATATTTGTATGGACATCATTGTGAGTGAGAAAAGAATAATCAGGTGTTAATTTAAATTTTAAAAATTAAGGAGGATATAAATTGCCAGAAATTACTTATCTAATAATATGTTTTATTGCGGGGCTTCTAACAGGAGGTTTGTCTTTTGGTGTTTTATACTTTGTCCGCTCAAAATCCAGTGAAACGAAAATAGTCCAGGCTAAAGAAGCAGCGACAAAAATTCTTTCAGAAGCAGAAAAAGAAGCTAAAGGAATAAGAAAAGAAGCTGCCATTGAAGCAAAGGAAACTGTTTTAAAATCAAAAGCAGAATTTGAAAAAGAATACAGGGAAAAAAGAAAAGAACTTCAGATTCTGGAAAAAAGGCTCATGCAAAAAGAGGAAAACATTGACAGAAAGATAGATTTCCTCTCAAAAAAAGAATTTAACCTTCAATCGAGGGAAAATGAGCTGAAAAAGAAAGAGGAAAAGATTAAAAAGGATGAAGAAAACCTTAACAGCCTGACAATGGAATGCAAAAAAAAGCTTGAGAGAATTGCAGGAATGTCAGTTGTTGAAGCAAAGAATATGCTATTGGAAAGCATTAAGGAAGAAGCAAGGCACGAGTCAATCAAACATATTAAAAAAATAGAAGATGAAGCACGTGCACAGGCAGCTAAGAAGTCTAAGGAAATAATTGTGACAGCTATCCAGAGGACTTCATCAGATATTGTGCCAGAAACTACAGTCTCTGTCGTAGACCTTCCGTCTGATGAAATGAAAGGAAGAATTATTGGAAGGGAAGGAAGAAATATCAGATCTTTTGAAATAGCTACGGGTATAAACCTGATAATAGATGATACCCCTGAAGCAGTAATTCTTTCAGGGTATGATCCTATAAAAAGGGAAATAGCTAAAAGAACTCTGGAGCGATTGATTGCCGACGGAAGAATTCATCCTGGGAAAATAGAGGAAATTCTTTCTAAAGTAAGAGAAGAAATTGCTGTTGCAATACGTGAATACGGAGAACAGGCTGCCTTTGATTTAGGTATTCACGAGATACATCCTGAAATAATTAAGCTTCTTGGTAAATTAAAATTCAGAACAAGCTATGCGCAGAACGTTCTTGAACATTCAAAAGAAGTGGCAAGATTGTGCGGAATAATGGCTGCCGAGCTTGGAATTAATACAACTCTTGCAAAAAGAGCCGGGTTTCTCCATGATATAGGAAAAGCTATTGACCATGAAACCGAAGGCTCTCATGCGCTAATAGGGGCAGAGATGGCAAAAAAATACGGGGAATCAAGCCTCGTAGTAAATGCAATTGAATCTCATCATGAAGAGGCTGCTCCACAGTCTCTTGAAGCAGTCCTGATTCAGGCAGGCGATGCTTTATCAGCTGCACGACCTGGAGCAAGGAGAGAGATACTTGAAAGCTATATCAAGCGCCTTGAGAAATTAGAAGAACTGGCTTCTTCTTTTAAAGGGGTGGAAAAATCCTATGCCATCCAGGCAGGAAGAGAAATAAGAATCATTGTTAATAACAGCGAACTTTCTGATGAAGCAACTTATTCCCTTGCCCGTGACATTGCGCAGAAAATAGAAAAAGAGCTCTCTTATCCCGGACAGATTAAAGTCACTGCAATACGGGAAACAAGAGTTGTAGAATTCGCGAAATAAAATTAGAGGTTGTTTTTAAAAATTTGAAAACAATATCAGGGAAACAAAAGTTGTCAGATTATTTAAGCCTTAAATCTGACAACTTTTGCTCAAACTGAGTCAGTTCACTCAGCAATTCATTGACAACATCCTTTGATTTTGCAATTTTTTCTTTAAGGATTGCAATCCTTTCATTTAAATCCTCATTTTCTGCTGACGTTGTTTTCTGGCGATTTGTTTCATTTTTTTTGTTTAAAACCTCAATTACAAGCCTTGAAATATGCTTTAAAGTCTCAAAAACCCCTGTTCCGTCTATTGAGCATGATTTAATTACCTCGAGATTTCTGTCATTGATTACTGAATTCAGTTCCTCATCGCTGACCCTGTCCTGAATATCCTGTTTGTTAAACTGAAGCGCCATCGGAATTGAATAATAATCTATCCCCAGTTCCTCTAAATTTGCTTTCAAATTATTCATGCTTTCAATATTTGCTCCAATAAGGTCTCTGTTTGAATCAGCGACAAAAACTATTGCATCAACTCCCTTAAGAACCAGTTTACGGGTACTGTTATATTTTACCTGTCCCGGAACAGTGTAAAGCTGGAGTTTAATATTAAATCCCTTTACTTCACCTAAATCCATAGGAAGGAGGTCAAAAAAAAGTGTTCTGTCAGTTTCTGTTGCCAGAGAAATCAGCTTACCTCTGGTCTGAGGATTGGTTTTTTTACAGATATATTCCAGATTACTGGTTTTTCCACTAAGAGCTGGACCATAATACACAATTTTAATCACTACCTCTTTTGATGTGTAATTAAATAGCAAGCCAAAACCTCCTTGAGAATGACTCAACCAGATCAGAGAGTTTTACAGATAATTTCTTGAGTAATTTCTATTATTTTTCATTAGTCAGAGCAAGATTAACCGGTTGCATAACTTCTTAATACATATTATATTAGTTATTTAATTTAACTAAAAGTCAAGGCATTTTAAATTCATATTAAAAAAATTTTCAGTAATCTTGTTTGATTGATGGAATAATTTTGAAAATGATTAATGAATACGAAAAATTAACTTTGGATAAGATTTTATCTTTCTGCTCTTCATGGCTTTTCTCTGCTGACAACATAATATACTTCGAAGAAACCTCGTCTACAAATGATATAGCAAAAAAAATAGCAGGTGAAGGAGCACCGGAAGGAACCATTGTCGTTGCTGAATCCCAGACCCTTGGCAGAGGGAGAGGCGGGAAACAATGGGAATCACCCAAATATCTTGGAATTTATTTTTCATTTATCCTCAGGCCAAAGATAGATAAGGCGCTAATCCCTTATATCTCCATGATGGCAAGCATTGCAGCAGCAGAGGCGATAAAAGAAGAAACAGTCCTTGATACAAAGATAAAATGGCCAAATGATTTATTGATAAACGGTAAAAAAGTATGTGGAATGCTGGTTGAGGGAAGTACTGTAAAAGACAAGCTTGAATTTCTTGTTGTTGGCATTGGTATAAATGTAAACAATGAATTTTTCCCGGGAAGCTATTTATACCCTCCTACTTCTCTGAAAATAGAAAAGGGAATCCCTCTTTCAAGAAAAAAGATTCTTAAGCGTTTACTTGAAAAAACAGAACAATGGTACTCTGTTTTAGTCTGGCAAAAAGAAAGCCATCTAATATTAAAAAGATGCAAGGAATTATCGCATACAATTGGAAAAATTATATCAGTTAGAACAGGCAACGAAATATTCAAAGGCTATGCCTTGGATATTGATAAAACAGGATATCTCATATTAGAAAAGGAAAACGGAGAAATCAAAAAAATTCCTTCAGGAGAAATTATAATTTAGTAAAATAAAATTAAATATTTCAATGCAATTTTATCAGTTTTCTGCTAAAATCTTACCATTGAAAAGCCTTGACATTAAGCTGTGGAAATAGTATTTTTCACCAACATCTTTATAAGATTTAATTTAACTGATTTATTTAACCAAATTGTTTTTATATATGATACTCAAGACTGCAAAAAATGTTTTAAAAATTGAAGCTGATGCCATCAAAAAACTGATAACAAGGCTTGATGACTCATTTATCAATGCCGTTGATATCCTCTACTCCTGTAAGGGCAGAGTAATTGTAACCGGCATTGGGAAATCCGGATGGATTGGGAATAAAATCGCGGCAACTTTTGCAAGCACAGGAACACCTTCTTTTTTCCTTCATCCTGCAGAAGGGAGCCACGGAGACCTCGGCATGGTGGTAAAAGATGATGTTGTGCTGGCTATATCAAATAGCGGAGAGACTAAAGAAATCAATGAAATTCTTCCAATCATAAAAAGGCTTGGGGTTAAATTAATATCTTTTACCGGAAATTTAAATTCTCTCCTTGCAAAAGAAAGCGATGTAACCCTTGATGTCCGTGTAGACAAGGAAGCCTGTCCCCTGGGACTTGCTCCAACAGCAAGCACAACTGCAGCATTGGCAATGGGAGATGCACTCGCAATTTCTCTCTTAAAAAAAAGAGGTTTTAAAAAAGAAAACTTTGCCCTTTTTCATCCGGGAGGACAACTGGGGAAAAAACTGCTTCTCAAGGTAGAAAACCTCATGCATAAAGGCAATGAAATACCAATAGTCAGTGAAGATGCTTCAATGAAAAAAGCGATAATTGAGATTACTTCCAAAAAACTCGGAGTTACTATAGTTGTTGGTAAAAAAGAAAAATTGATTGGAATAATAACAGATGGCGACCTCAGGAGAGCTATTGAAAAGTACTCTGATATTATGGAAAGAAAAATGAGGGAAATTATGACACAAAACCCCAAAACAATAAAAGCTTCTTCTCTCGCAGTGGAGGCTTTAAGGATTATGGAAAAATATTCTATTACTTCAATAGTGGTTCAGGATAAAAACAAGAAACCCGAGGGAATAATTCATCTCCACAATATTCTTAAATCAGGAATAGTTTAGAATTTAACAGAAAGGTTTAAATCAGTTGAAAAATTCCTTTGACGTTGACACAAGGGCAAAAAATATAAAATTTATTATTTTAGACGTTGATGGCGTTCTAACTGATGGCAGAATTACATTTAACAGCAAAAATGAAGAGTTTAAATCATTTGATGTTAAGGACGGGCATGGAATTAAACTGGCACAGAGATGTGGAATCAAATTTGCAATCATAACAGGACGGTGGTCCCCAATAGTTGAAAAAAGATGTAAAGAGCTTAATATTGATGAAGTTCATCAGAACGCAGATGACAAGGCTAAAATATTTAATGAGATTTTAAACAAATATAAGATTAAAGAGGAGGAAGTAGCTTACATGGGTGACGACCTTGCAGATGTTCCTGTCTTTAAACGGGCAGGGCTTGCTGCAACAGTGTCTGATGCCTTTGACTATATAAAAAAAGAAGTTCACTATATAACAAAGCTAAAAGGCGGAAGAGGTGCTGTAAGGGAATTGATAGACTTTATTCTACAGAAACAAAGTCAATGGAATAGTATAATAAAAAAAGAGTTTTTTGACAGGGCAGGAGCAGAATGACAGGGTTATCATTAATAAAGAAGAACAAGTCAGCCATATATATCACAATGATTTTATTTTTATTAGTGCTGGTAGCCATATCAGGCTATTTCATGAACACTTCAAAAAACCTTGGCAATAAGAAAACCGAACTTACAAAAAACAAGGCTACCATAAGTATTCAACCGCTGGTTTTTTCTCAGGAAGTTGAAAATAAAAATAAATTTATCCTTTCAGCAGACAGTGCTAAATTTTTTCAGGAACAAGGCAAGGGAATTTTAAAAAATTTCAGCATTACTTATATCTATAACGGAGGGAAAAAGCTTACTATTTCAGGAGCAAACGCAGAAGTTAACATAAATGCCAACAGAGATTTTTCACAGGATATAAGCATTGCAAATATTTATTCAGGAGGAAAGATTACTGCTGTTTCCAGCGAAGGTTACAGGTTTGAAACAAAAGACCTCGTGTGGAACGGCGACAGGAAAGTAATTTCCACCAAAGAACCAATTACCTTCTATGGAAAGAATTTCAAGTTAACAGGGGAAGGATTGAATGCTGATATTAATAATGAAGAAATAGAAATAACAAGCAAAGTAGATGTCACTGCAGCACCGG contains:
- a CDS encoding ribonuclease Y codes for the protein MICFIAGLLTGGLSFGVLYFVRSKSSETKIVQAKEAATKILSEAEKEAKGIRKEAAIEAKETVLKSKAEFEKEYREKRKELQILEKRLMQKEENIDRKIDFLSKKEFNLQSRENELKKKEEKIKKDEENLNSLTMECKKKLERIAGMSVVEAKNMLLESIKEEARHESIKHIKKIEDEARAQAAKKSKEIIVTAIQRTSSDIVPETTVSVVDLPSDEMKGRIIGREGRNIRSFEIATGINLIIDDTPEAVILSGYDPIKREIAKRTLERLIADGRIHPGKIEEILSKVREEIAVAIREYGEQAAFDLGIHEIHPEIIKLLGKLKFRTSYAQNVLEHSKEVARLCGIMAAELGINTTLAKRAGFLHDIGKAIDHETEGSHALIGAEMAKKYGESSLVVNAIESHHEEAAPQSLEAVLIQAGDALSAARPGARREILESYIKRLEKLEELASSFKGVEKSYAIQAGREIRIIVNNSELSDEATYSLARDIAQKIEKELSYPGQIKVTAIRETRVVEFAK
- a CDS encoding LPS export ABC transporter periplasmic protein LptC; the encoded protein is MTGLSLIKKNKSAIYITMILFLLVLVAISGYFMNTSKNLGNKKTELTKNKATISIQPLVFSQEVENKNKFILSADSAKFFQEQGKGILKNFSITYIYNGGKKLTISGANAEVNINANRDFSQDISIANIYSGGKITAVSSEGYRFETKDLVWNGDRKVISTKEPITFYGKNFKLTGEGLNADINNEEIEITSKVDVTAAPESLDKLKPENTNIKNPLGRKIYQ
- a CDS encoding 5-formyltetrahydrofolate cyclo-ligase, yielding MLFRRERLSEKTSSFFSKAIVEKINNLREFKDAKTIFCYISKGKEVCTEDIIKKSIYMNKKIIAPRVDVHKDKIVLHEIKSLKNDLSAGFKGILEPKLHLPTLNNIRNINFAIIPGIAFDRNGRRIGFGKGFFDKLLSKKNLYPVLCGIAFDFQIIDDIPYFSHDICMDIIVSEKRIIRC
- a CDS encoding biotin--[acetyl-CoA-carboxylase] ligase, which produces MIDGIILKMINEYEKLTLDKILSFCSSWLFSADNIIYFEETSSTNDIAKKIAGEGAPEGTIVVAESQTLGRGRGGKQWESPKYLGIYFSFILRPKIDKALIPYISMMASIAAAEAIKEETVLDTKIKWPNDLLINGKKVCGMLVEGSTVKDKLEFLVVGIGINVNNEFFPGSYLYPPTSLKIEKGIPLSRKKILKRLLEKTEQWYSVLVWQKESHLILKRCKELSHTIGKIISVRTGNEIFKGYALDIDKTGYLILEKENGEIKKIPSGEIII
- a CDS encoding D-arabinose 5-phosphate isomerase: MILKTAKNVLKIEADAIKKLITRLDDSFINAVDILYSCKGRVIVTGIGKSGWIGNKIAATFASTGTPSFFLHPAEGSHGDLGMVVKDDVVLAISNSGETKEINEILPIIKRLGVKLISFTGNLNSLLAKESDVTLDVRVDKEACPLGLAPTASTTAALAMGDALAISLLKKRGFKKENFALFHPGGQLGKKLLLKVENLMHKGNEIPIVSEDASMKKAIIEITSKKLGVTIVVGKKEKLIGIITDGDLRRAIEKYSDIMERKMREIMTQNPKTIKASSLAVEALRIMEKYSITSIVVQDKNKKPEGIIHLHNILKSGIV